Proteins from a genomic interval of Rosa chinensis cultivar Old Blush chromosome 2, RchiOBHm-V2, whole genome shotgun sequence:
- the LOC112183825 gene encoding uncharacterized protein LOC112183825, with translation MNAQAIKEIKARNEEANVKETKVNTVDNQSSAGQGQEQRNVQVVHQSHPSPITNTSGGVLTGAAAAVASTLRSAKEAISKID, from the exons ATGAATGCACAAGCCATCAAG GAAATCAAGGCAAGGAATGAAGAAGCAAATGTTAAAGAGACAAAGGTGAACACAGTAGATAATCAGTCATCGGCGGGGCAAGGCCAAGAACAGAGGAATGTGCAGGTGGTTCACCAGTCACATCCCTCGCCGATTACAAATACGAGCGGGGGAGTTCTGACCGGTGCTGCCGCAGCTGTGGCATCCACTCTTCGGTCTGCCAAGGAGGCCATTTCAAAAATTGattag
- the LOC112185298 gene encoding autophagy protein 5, whose amino-acid sequence MDMEAQNFLWKGAIPLQIHLHESKVTTLPSPPPALILAPRLGYLPLLASHLKPYFSSALPPGVDTIWFEYKGLPLKWYIPTGVLFDLLCAEAERPWNLTVHFRGYPGNILIPCEGEDSIKWSFINSLKEAAYIINGNCKNVMNMSQPDQVELWRSVLHGNFEAYQRVSSKLKLGAVGEIDDSGQVKQGRVPVRLYVWNVSEDFDDLEDAPPIDSWDKVSYINRPVEIQGEGRCFTLYDAVKILLPDYFVDKSLGTAESLTVGRDDYGQRISSKDASDDKKAKEEVETLCDDHVKASYEYEEPKIKLVRIQGIEPKLEIPFSWVANNLMHPEHFLHICVYLKL is encoded by the coding sequence ATGGACATGGAAGCCCAGAACTTTTTATGGAAAGGAGCAATTCCTTTGCAGATTCATCTCCATGAATCCAAAGTCACCACTCTTCCTTCACCCCCACCCGCCCTGATCTTAGCTCCTCGGCTAGGATACCTACCGTTGTTGGCCTCGCATTTAAAGCCTTACTTCAGCAGTGCACTTCCTCCTGGTGTTGACACTATTTGGTTCGAGTACAAAGGGTTGCCCTTGAAATGGTATATACCAACAGGagttctttttgatcttctatGTGCAGAAGCAGAGAGACCTTGGAATTTAACTGTGCATTTTAGAGGATATCCAGGAAACATATTGATCCCTTGTGAAGGTGAAGACAGCATAAAGTGGAGCTTTATCAACTCATTGAAAGAGGCTGCATATATAATAAATGGAAACTGCAAGAATGTGATGAACATGTCTCAACCTGATCAGGTGGAGCTCTGGCGCTCTGTTTTACATGGTAATTTCGAAGCCTACCAACGGGTATCTTCTAAACTTAAGCTTGGAGCAGTTGGGGAAATTGATGATTCTGGGCAGGTGAAGCAAGGCCGAGTTCCAGTTCGGTTATACGTTTGGAATGTCAGTGAGGACTTTGATGACTTAGAAGATGCACCACCGATTGATAGTTGGGACAAAGTTTCTTACATAAACCGGCCTGTCGAGATACAAGGAGAAGGTAGATGCTTCACTTTATATGATGCAGTGAAAATCCTTCTGCCAGACTATTTTGTGGACAAATCGTTGGGCACTGCTGAATCATTGACAGTAGGTCGCGATGATTACGGGCAAAGAATTTCATCCAAAGATGCAAGCGATGATAAAAAAGCCAAAGAGGAAGTAGAAACTTTATGTGACGACCATGTAAAGGCTAGTTACGAATATGAAGAGCCTAAAATCAAGCTGGTTCGTATACAAGGTATTGAACCGAAACTGGAGATACCATTTTCTTGGGTAGCAAACAACTTAATGCACCCTGAGCACTTTCTTCATATCTGTGTATATCTGAAACTCTGA
- the LOC112183824 gene encoding DCN1-like protein 2, giving the protein MPKLSQKKCQWNVQPATKEYSAQLPSHPNPRNLQYPPKQTPVEELYRRYKDPHEEMIMAEGMSRLCTDLDVDPQDIVMLVMSWHMKAATMCEFSKQEFFNGLKALKIDSIEKFRSALPSMRSELKDKDKFKEVYNFTFDWAKEKGQKSLQLDTAIGMWQLLFAEMTPKWPYVDQWCEFLEERHKLAIPKDTWNQLLDFVRNVDPSLSNFDEERAWPCLVDDFVDYLKEKGLVQTT; this is encoded by the coding sequence ATGCCGAAGTTGAGTCAGAAGAAGTGCCAATGGAATGTCCAGCCAGCGACTAAGGAATATAGTGCCCAGTTACCATCACACCCTAACCCTAGAAACTTGCAATACCCACCTAAACAGACACCTGTTGAGGAACTATACCGAAGATATAAGGATCCACATGAAGAGATGATCATGGCTGAGGGTATGAGTCGCCTCTGCACTGATCTCGATGTGGATCCCCAAGACATTGTCATGTTGGTTATGTCATGGCACATGAAGGCAGCCACCATGTGCGAGTTTTCAAAGCAAGAGTTCTTCAATGGACTAAAAGCCCTAAAGATTGATTCCATTGAGAAGTTCCGAAGCGCGCTACCGTCTATGAGATCTGAGCTGAAGGATAAGGACAAGTTTAAGGAGGTGTATAATTTTACTTTTGACTGGGCAAAGGAAAAGGGGCAGAAGTCCTTGCAGCTGGATACTGCAATTGGTATGTGGCAATTGCTGTTTGCCGAAATGACTCCGAAGTGGCCCTATGTTGATCAATGGTGTGAATTCTTGGAGGAGAGGCACAAGCTGGCAATACCTAAGGACACATGGAATCAACTATTGGATTTTGTAAGGAATGTGGATCCATCACTGTCGaattttgatgaagaaagagcTTGGCCCTGTCTTGTCGACGATTTTGTGGATTACTTGAAGGAGAAAGGCTTGGTGCAAACTACTTAG